DNA sequence from the Oscillospiraceae bacterium genome:
GCCGAAGTGGATGTTGCCGATCAGTTCTTCCCTCGAAAAATCGCAGCCGTACCGCGCGTTGAATTTTTGAATGCAGTCGTCGCAGAAACAGCCGACGGGAACCGGTCTGTGGTTGGGTGCGCGCAGATCGTCGTCAAACCAAACGCAGTAGGGTTTTAATTTGGCATATTCCCGCAGCATCGCGCCGGTGTAATTTCTGAAATTTTCTCCGTTCCAGCAAAAACAATAATCGGCGGAAGTGCCGTCGGGACCGACCATTTTTTCGACCGGAGAGCTCTCATACACCAATCCGCTGCAGTCCTCGCGCCGCATATATTCCCCGTGTCCGATGGTGTTGCTGATCTGCAGAGAGACCCGAATCCCAGCTTTTTTGAATTTCTCGGCGACACCGCTCAAAATTTGAACGGTGTCCCGGTGTGTCTCCAATTTTGGAAACCCGTAGTCGCTCGCCAGCCACACTTCGTCGCAGGAGCCGGGATTTTCCCGAATCACACGAAGCAACCCCTCGATAAAAACGGGATCTTTTTCGGTCGCGGAACCGAGACGCTGTGTAAGCATATCTGTTTCCTCCAAAGTGATTTGGTTTTATCATAAACTTTTTTACCTCTGTTGTCAAAATTTCACCGCACAAAAAGCGCCCGCCACCGTGAAAACGGTGGCGGGCGCTCTTATTCATGAAATATTTATGTTTTATTCTGTTCTCAGCGCCACAACCGGATCTTTCTTAGCCGCGATGCGCGACGGGATAAATCCCGCGATCAGCGTCAAAATCATGCTGCCCACAATCAGCGCAACCGCGTGGTACAAGCTCAAGTTGGCAATCCCTGCGATTTCGGTCAGGTTCAAAATGACTTTGTTGATCGGAATCGTCAGCAGATAGGATATCCCGACGCCCATAACGCCCGCCGTAAACCCGATGAGGAGCGTCTCGGCGTTGAACACCCGCGAGATGTCCTTTTTGCGTGCGCCGACGCTGCGCAGAATACCGATTTCTTTCGTGCGCTCGATCACCGAAACGTAAGTGATGATGGCGATCATAATCGTCGAGACCAACAGCGAAATTGCCGCAAATCCGACCAGCACATAGGTCACGGTGTCCAGCAGTGTGCCCGTGATCGAAGTGATCAGCTCGGCCATATCCGTATAAATCAACTGTTCGTCGTCGGACTTTTCCGCGTTGTAAGCGTCGAGGTACTCCTTGATCTGATCTTTGCTGGAATAGTCCTTGGGGTAGATGTTGATGCCGGTCGGCGTGGTGTCTGCACCGAGTGCAAGCAGTGCCGCTTCCTTTTCGCTCTCGTCGGCAATCGTCGTACCCAACAGAACGTTTTTATCCGAATCGGCCTGTGCCATGGCGATTTCGCTGTTTTGGGCGTCCTCGACCACATAGGCGGTCAGCGCGGTCGTGTAGGCGATGCCGGTCGAAAGATAGCTGCTCGAGGCGTCGGGCTTGGCGCGTAAAATTCCCACAATGGTCAGCGCGGTTCCGTTGTCCCCGTCATACAGGATCTCGTAATCGCTCGGATTCGCAGCGGCGAACAGGTCACCGGCCTGTGTGTAAAAATCGTCATTCGGAATGACTTTCAAAATCGTCTTCCCGATAAAGTCCGTCAGTTTGTATTCCCCGGCGTCACCGGTCATGCCGAGCTGCTCGAAAAACGAGGCGTTGATGCGGTTATATTCATCGACGACCAAAACGACTTCGTTCATTGATTCCGGCATCCGGCTGCCCTCGCCGATCAGGTCATACAGCGACAGGATAAAATCGTCACTCTCGGGCAGTTCCTGCCAGTAGACATTGCCGCTCAGCTGCGCCATCACGCTGCTCGAATACGAAGTTCTGAATTTGACGACGGCATCTTCGCCTTTAGCCAGCACATTGATCGTGACCGCATGGGTGTAGGAGATGTTGTTGACTGTGCCGGGCAGCGCTTCTTCCAGCCCGCCGATGTAATCGAGGTATTCCTGCGTGATCACATTTTCATGCTTGGTGGTGTTGGCTTCGCTATCATAGGCATACAACACGTCGTCGTCCGGGTATTCCTCATACTCGACCGTGTTGGAAATCATCAGCCCTTGCCGCTGCGTCAGGTCGATGCTCTGTTCTCCGGCTGTGATCGTGAGCGGAAAACCCGAGAGGGCGTCGGACTGCATGTCGCTCATATAACTCGAAAGCCCGTTCGAAAGCGCCAAAACCAACGCCACGCCGATGATGCCGATGCTGCCGGCGAACGAGGTCATAACCGTTCTGCCGCGCTTGGTCATCAGGTTGCGAAACGACAGCGAAGTTGCCGTAATCAGCGACATCGCGGTCTTTTTAAATTTTTTCTCTTTTTCCGGCCGCGGCGGTTCCTGTTCGAATTCCGCCTGCGTGACCGGGTTGCTGTCGGATTGAATTTCGCCGTCGAGCAGACGCACGATGCGGGTGGAATATTTCTCGGCCAGATCCTGATTGTGCGTGACCATGATCACAAGCCGGGTCTTTGCAACCTGCTTTAAAATCTCAAGGATCTGCACGCTCGTGTGGCTGTCCAGTGCGCCGGTCGGCTCGTCGGCAAGGACGATGTCGGGGTCGTTGACCAGCGCGCGGGCAATGGCGACCCGCTGCATCTGTCCGCCGGAGAGCTGATTGGGCTTTTTGCGGATCTGATCGGAAAGCCCCACGTCGGCCAGCGCCTGTTTGGCTCTGCGCCTGCGTTCGGCGACCGATACGCCCGAGAGCGTCAGCGCGATCTCGACATTCTGTAAAACGGTCTGATGCCCGATCAGGTTGTAGGTCTGAAAGACAAAACCGATTGAGCGATTGCGGTAGGCATCCCAGTCGCCGTCCTTATACTTTTTGGTGGAAATCCCGTTGATCACGAGATCGCCGCTGTCATAGCGGTCCAACCCTCCGATTATGTTTAGCAGCGTGGTTTTCCCGCAGCCCGACGGCCCGAGAACCGAGACGAATTCGCTCTCGCGAAAGCCGAGCGATACGCCTTTTAACGCAGTGACAATTTCTCCGCTCTTATAGGTCTTGACGATGTTCTCCAATTTAAGTTTCAGCATAAATTCCTCCACGCATGATAATGATCATTTATTTTAATATGCTCAGAAGTCGCCGGATTCTTCCGATTCCTGCCCTGCCATTCCGCGGTAAATATCCGCAGCGCGTGACAGCAGCGAAATCAGTTTCTCCATATCCTCTTCGCCGAGTTCCGTCTCAAGCCGGTCGGCGATGCCGACCATGTTCTGTTGGGCTTGTTCCAATGCCGCCCGTCCGCTGTCGGTCAGCTGAATCTCAAAACTGCGGCGGTTGGATTTGTCGATATTGCGCGAGATATACCCCCGTGCCTCCAGCGTGTTCAGGATGCGCGATATCATCGGGCGTTTCATTTCAAGCCGCTCGGACAAAAACGATGCCCGCGGAAATCCCATGAATCCGATCTCTTTCTGGTTCTTGCCTTTTTCATAGAGCATTTTCAGCACAAAAAACTCTCCCTGCGACAGATTGCCGCCGGCAAAGACCCGTCCGACCTGCCGCCGAATGTCGACGCAGGCCTGCAAAAGCCGAATTCCCTTCGATTGTTCCATATCCGATTCCTCCAAAAAGTTAACCGATGTAACAGTTAACTCGGTTAACCATTATATCGGTTTTATATGAGAAGTCAACAGTTAT
Encoded proteins:
- a CDS encoding ATP-binding cassette domain-containing protein — translated: MLKLKLENIVKTYKSGEIVTALKGVSLGFRESEFVSVLGPSGCGKTTLLNIIGGLDRYDSGDLVINGISTKKYKDGDWDAYRNRSIGFVFQTYNLIGHQTVLQNVEIALTLSGVSVAERRRRAKQALADVGLSDQIRKKPNQLSGGQMQRVAIARALVNDPDIVLADEPTGALDSHTSVQILEILKQVAKTRLVIMVTHNQDLAEKYSTRIVRLLDGEIQSDSNPVTQAEFEQEPPRPEKEKKFKKTAMSLITATSLSFRNLMTKRGRTVMTSFAGSIGIIGVALVLALSNGLSSYMSDMQSDALSGFPLTITAGEQSIDLTQRQGLMISNTVEYEEYPDDDVLYAYDSEANTTKHENVITQEYLDYIGGLEEALPGTVNNISYTHAVTINVLAKGEDAVVKFRTSYSSSVMAQLSGNVYWQELPESDDFILSLYDLIGEGSRMPESMNEVVLVVDEYNRINASFFEQLGMTGDAGEYKLTDFIGKTILKVIPNDDFYTQAGDLFAAANPSDYEILYDGDNGTALTIVGILRAKPDASSSYLSTGIAYTTALTAYVVEDAQNSEIAMAQADSDKNVLLGTTIADESEKEAALLALGADTTPTGINIYPKDYSSKDQIKEYLDAYNAEKSDDEQLIYTDMAELITSITGTLLDTVTYVLVGFAAISLLVSTIMIAIITYVSVIERTKEIGILRSVGARKKDISRVFNAETLLIGFTAGVMGVGISYLLTIPINKVILNLTEIAGIANLSLYHAVALIVGSMILTLIAGFIPSRIAAKKDPVVALRTE
- a CDS encoding MarR family transcriptional regulator: MEQSKGIRLLQACVDIRRQVGRVFAGGNLSQGEFFVLKMLYEKGKNQKEIGFMGFPRASFLSERLEMKRPMISRILNTLEARGYISRNIDKSNRRSFEIQLTDSGRAALEQAQQNMVGIADRLETELGEEDMEKLISLLSRAADIYRGMAGQESEESGDF